GACGCCGTCGATGTTGGGCTTGCCGCCCTGTTCGACCACCACCTCGAAGCGCGCTTCGCGCCGTTTGGACATCGCCATAGCGTCCCCCCTTGACCATGCCCGATCCGGCATGGTGTCCGGCTACGTCCCCATCCGCTATTTCCAGCGATTTTTCACCAAAATACTTTATGAACCTTAACATCAGAAGCGGAAAGACCCTGACCTTGACCGCAAGCCAACAATCGGATTCCAACCCGTCCCGGCCGTCGCCCCGGCCATTGCTCGGCCGCCGCCCGCTCCTCGGACTGTTCGGGGGCGTGCTCGGGGCGCTGGCCCTGCCGGGTGGCGGGGCCTGGGCGGCAGGCCAGTCGAAAACCACCAGTGGTTTAGAAAGTGGTTCGGTCGGGTATTTCCTGTTCGATCCCGACAGCGGCCGGGCGCTGGAGGAGCGGGCGGCGGACACCGCCTTCATCCCGGCGTCGGTGGCGAAGCTGCCGACGGTGGCGGCGGCGCTGGCGCTGCTGGGGCCGGACCACCGCTTCGCCACCCGCCTGCTGGGCACCGGGCCGCTGGAGGGCGGGGTGCTGCGCGGCGATCTGATCCTGCAGGGCGGCGGCGATCCGGCCTTGGCGACCGAAGGGCTGCTGCAACTGTTGGGCGCGCTTGGCGCCGCCGGTTTGCGGCGGGTGGAGGGGAGATTCCTGTACGACACCGCGCTGCTGCCCGAACTGGCGGAGATCGATTCCGGACAACCCTGGGCCGCGCCCTACAACACCGGGGTCGGGGCGCTGTCGCTGAACTACAACCGGGCCCTGCTGAGCTGGCGGCGCGGCGGCACTCCTGCCGGACCGGACGCGCTGACGGTGGCCGATGCCGGGCGGCTGCCGCTGGACAGCGTCACGGTCCGGCCGTTGGCCGCCGGCGGAGGCTTTTCGCTGCTGCCGGACGGGGTGGATCGCTGGCTGATGGCGCCGCCCTCCTCCGGCGAGGCGGGGGCCGCCTGGGTGCCGGTGGCACGGCCGGGGCTGGCCGCCGCCACGCTGTTCCGCCGGCTGGCCGCCGATGCCGGCATCGCCCTGCCGGCGCCCGTCGTCGGAAGCGTAGCGGCTGGGGCGGCGGCTCTGGCGGTGCTGGACAGCCTGCCGCTGGCGGAACTGGCGCGCGGCCTGCTGCGCCATTCCAACAATTTGTCGGCCGAGGTGATCGGGCTGGCGGCGTCGAGCCGGCTGGAGCCGTCCCGGCCCGAGCCGCCCGCCACCACCCTGGACCGGTCGGCGGGGCTGCTGCAGCGCTGGCTGACGCGGCAGCCGGTCGGAGCGGTGAACTGGAACGGTCTGCGGCTGGCCAACCATTCCGGGCTGGGCACCGGGTCGCGCGCCACGCCGCGGCAGATGGCGGCGCTGCTGCGGGCCGGCGGACCCGCCCTGTGGGACCTGCTGCCGGGGGAGGAGGACGGCAAGGCGCTGCCCCCCGGCGTCCATGCCAAATCGGGCACGCTGGCCTACGTCAAGGGGCTGGCCGGGCTGCTGACGGCGGCCAGCGGCCGGAGGCTGGGCTTCGTCCTGTTCATCGCCGACCCCGCCCGCCGCGCGGCGATGGATGCCGCGCTCGACCGCCGGGTGACCGCGACACCTGCGGAGGCGCGGGCCTGGGCCGCCGGTGCCGGCCGGTTGCAGGGCGAGATTCTGGAGCGGTGGGTTTCCACCTATTGACTGACATAAGTCATAGGAGGGAAGATGGCGCCTTCGCTAAAATGCAGATCAAAGTTGAATTGGCCTCAAGCGGCCTGCAATGGATTGATCGCCGTCCCGGCCGCCCCATATCCGTGCACACCCGGCAGAGAGAACCCCAGACCCGATGATGACAGACCGTTCCTGCACCTCTACCGCGCGCAACGTCCTGCGCCGCCGGCTGGAACGTCAGGACGTCGCCGCCAACCGCTATCACGACCGGCGGCTGGGGGCGGAGGTCGTCAACATCGTCGTCGGCGGCTGCGTCGTCACCGACGACCCGAACGTCGTCATCACCACCACGCTGGGCTCCTGCGTCGCCGCCTGCCTGTATGATCCGGTGGCGGAGATCGGCGGGATGAACCATTTCCTGCTGCCCGACGCCGGGAGCGACACGCTGTCGCTGTCCTCGCGCTACGGCGCCACGGCGATGGAGCAACTGATCAACCGGCTGCTGAAGGTCACCGGCCGGCGCGACCGGCTGCGCGCCAAGCTGTTCGGCGGGGCGAACGTCAACCTGACCACGCTGCGCACCGCCAACATCGGCCAGCGCAACGTCGAATTCGTGATGGAGTATCTGGCGACGGAGGGCATTCCCACCGTCAGCTGGGACGTCGGCGGCGCCAGCCCGCGCGCCGTGCGCTTCTTCCCCACCACGGGGCGCAGCCAGCGCCGGCTGATCGGCGACGAGACGCTGCACGACATCGCCCGCAACGAATCGTCCTACATCGAGCATCTGCGCAAGTCGCGGATCGAAGGCGACGTCGAGCTGTTCTGATAAGCTCGACCGGCGGCGTTTCGCCAGCTATGGGCTGCGCCGCCGACACCCGCCGTCCTTCCGCGGAGCCCTTCATGGCCGACACGCTGTTCCGGATCGCCACCTTCAACCTGGAAAACCTGGACGACGATGCCGACGAGCCGCCCTTCGAGGCGCGGA
The nucleotide sequence above comes from Azospirillum sp. TSA2s. Encoded proteins:
- a CDS encoding D-alanyl-D-alanine carboxypeptidase/D-alanyl-D-alanine-endopeptidase, translated to MTASQQSDSNPSRPSPRPLLGRRPLLGLFGGVLGALALPGGGAWAAGQSKTTSGLESGSVGYFLFDPDSGRALEERAADTAFIPASVAKLPTVAAALALLGPDHRFATRLLGTGPLEGGVLRGDLILQGGGDPALATEGLLQLLGALGAAGLRRVEGRFLYDTALLPELAEIDSGQPWAAPYNTGVGALSLNYNRALLSWRRGGTPAGPDALTVADAGRLPLDSVTVRPLAAGGGFSLLPDGVDRWLMAPPSSGEAGAAWVPVARPGLAAATLFRRLAADAGIALPAPVVGSVAAGAAALAVLDSLPLAELARGLLRHSNNLSAEVIGLAASSRLEPSRPEPPATTLDRSAGLLQRWLTRQPVGAVNWNGLRLANHSGLGTGSRATPRQMAALLRAGGPALWDLLPGEEDGKALPPGVHAKSGTLAYVKGLAGLLTAASGRRLGFVLFIADPARRAAMDAALDRRVTATPAEARAWAAGAGRLQGEILERWVSTY
- a CDS encoding chemotaxis protein, yielding MMTDRSCTSTARNVLRRRLERQDVAANRYHDRRLGAEVVNIVVGGCVVTDDPNVVITTTLGSCVAACLYDPVAEIGGMNHFLLPDAGSDTLSLSSRYGATAMEQLINRLLKVTGRRDRLRAKLFGGANVNLTTLRTANIGQRNVEFVMEYLATEGIPTVSWDVGGASPRAVRFFPTTGRSQRRLIGDETLHDIARNESSYIEHLRKSRIEGDVELF